From the Priestia koreensis genome, one window contains:
- the spoVS gene encoding stage V sporulation protein SpoVS has product MEILKVSAKSNPNSVAGALAGVLRERGAAEIQAIGAGALNQAVKAVAIARGFVAPSGVDLICIPAFTDIQIDGEERTAIKLIVEPR; this is encoded by the coding sequence GTGGAAATCTTAAAAGTTTCAGCGAAATCAAATCCTAACTCTGTGGCTGGTGCTCTAGCGGGAGTTTTGCGTGAAAGAGGTGCAGCTGAAATCCAGGCAATTGGTGCTGGCGCCTTAAATCAAGCGGTAAAAGCCGTGGCAATTGCTAGAGGTTTTGTCGCTCCTAGTGGTGTTGACTTAATTTGTATTCCAGCTTTTACAGATATTCAAATAGATGGCGAAGAACGTACAGCAATCAAGCTTATTGTAGAGCCTCGATAA